The following proteins are encoded in a genomic region of Chitinivibrio alkaliphilus ACht1:
- a CDS encoding flagellar protein FliS encodes MKRTKKQIAEYYRNMTIETASKRKQLVLLHEKLGKLIRRAVRAEKKGRILRLELTQGQNIISQLQIALREDAREAAESLFLLYDYIYTKLESQSPDDWHQALEITDTLTETFQELLKRK; translated from the coding sequence ATGAAACGAACAAAAAAACAGATTGCCGAATATTATCGGAACATGACCATAGAAACTGCTTCCAAAAGAAAGCAGCTTGTTTTGTTGCATGAAAAACTGGGTAAACTGATTCGGCGCGCCGTAAGGGCAGAGAAGAAAGGGCGTATTCTTCGTCTAGAGCTTACCCAGGGCCAGAATATTATTTCTCAACTACAAATAGCCCTTCGGGAAGATGCCCGCGAAGCAGCAGAAAGCCTTTTTTTACTCTACGATTATATCTATACAAAATTGGAGAGTCAGTCCCCGGACGATTGGCACCAAGCCTTAGAGATAACAGACACTCTTACAGAAACCTTTCAGGAACTCTTAAAAAGAAAGTAA
- a CDS encoding helicase C-terminal domain-containing protein encodes MAKLSDMLSQDSAQKLQEYQKKQGGARKKHRKPPQKGRAVRIPDFVSIDLETTGLDKNRDRITEIGLVKYVQGREVDSFSSLVNPGIPIPPDIVELTGITDTMVAQAPPFAEIMDQVYRFIGRMALCAHKVDFDFYFLNEAFQRNGGKRIRNWRIDTLATARLLLDLHEGYALGKVARALGVSLEHAHRALDDARAGGEVALKLLPMIDDIPVETRVKLARFAPFSFVKKMLEYSVQGYGAEKSMQLQRKKFVVSPRAQGDPAELVSPQEVAELLQEKSPLAEKIPGFYSRPAQQEYAQEIAKSLNTGGVAVMEAGTGTGKTLGYLVPAALWAFRRGACVMISTNTKNLQEQLIQRELPKVATLLGDTFSYTLLKGKGNYVCIKAWNSFVSGETGSLAPHERDAVLPLIKWMDETETGDIEEQSFFNHHRMTHIWQLISAENRSCAGCPSYDACFMQQARLRAAHSHVVVINHALFYHDVMAHSSFTDGADALIFDEAHQLVPTGYHSLVTEIDSRRTAALVEYLQEIVNTLKGYKTDGVGRSFEERFSALTRAVKALRKNSTNFLSEVSLWLRKNRSHADDMSRGILQIRYEPATFARCEAGAGLILALTESIHCVESFVRSGIPALERGIALNELRVGLDRLRQYRADVHYLASADTAGHLFWAQGPEDGKWVKLTGTPLAVDSFLGDFWKHFAGPVVCTSATLSPDTTLDYFVHRAGLAEYTPKIQRYESHFAPESILPLVVKDAVDVRDTSSVDYILTVLADIKENTGKNTVVLFTNNALLEDVYHLFIQRYPQYKGAVFAQRISGNRTWIQNQMEEVEGAILLGSGAFWEGIDIPGAACEIVVIPKLPFPVPTHPIVRAISDDIDQRGGNGFMDYYVQEAVLRFRQGMGRLLRHRDDRGVFLVLDSRMIQKGYGKRFLRVSPVDFMEIESNAVSQEISRFLREE; translated from the coding sequence ATGGCAAAATTATCAGATATGCTCTCACAAGATAGTGCACAGAAGCTTCAGGAGTATCAAAAAAAACAGGGGGGCGCACGGAAGAAGCACCGAAAACCCCCGCAGAAGGGCCGTGCTGTGCGAATTCCCGATTTTGTTTCCATTGATTTGGAAACAACAGGGTTAGATAAAAATCGAGATCGTATTACCGAGATTGGTCTGGTAAAATATGTGCAGGGAAGAGAGGTCGACTCCTTTTCCAGCTTGGTGAATCCCGGCATTCCTATTCCCCCGGATATTGTGGAACTTACGGGTATTACAGACACCATGGTTGCGCAGGCGCCGCCCTTTGCAGAGATTATGGATCAGGTCTATCGATTTATTGGTCGTATGGCCCTTTGTGCACATAAGGTTGACTTTGATTTTTATTTCTTAAATGAAGCGTTTCAGCGTAATGGGGGCAAACGGATTCGTAACTGGCGTATTGACACCTTGGCAACGGCGCGACTTCTTCTTGATCTTCATGAAGGGTATGCCCTAGGAAAGGTGGCGCGAGCCTTGGGTGTTTCCTTAGAGCATGCACACCGTGCGCTTGATGATGCTCGCGCCGGTGGTGAGGTTGCCCTTAAGCTACTTCCCATGATCGATGATATTCCCGTAGAAACACGGGTAAAACTTGCTCGGTTTGCCCCTTTTTCCTTTGTGAAAAAGATGCTGGAGTATTCTGTACAGGGCTATGGTGCAGAGAAGAGCATGCAGTTGCAAAGAAAGAAATTTGTGGTTTCTCCTCGGGCGCAGGGAGATCCGGCGGAACTGGTTTCTCCCCAAGAAGTGGCCGAGCTACTCCAGGAGAAGAGCCCCTTGGCAGAAAAAATCCCCGGTTTCTATTCTCGACCTGCTCAGCAGGAGTATGCCCAGGAGATTGCCAAAAGTCTCAATACTGGCGGGGTTGCTGTTATGGAGGCGGGTACGGGCACGGGAAAAACCCTTGGGTATCTTGTTCCTGCGGCTCTTTGGGCTTTTCGTCGCGGTGCATGTGTTATGATTTCCACAAATACCAAGAATTTACAGGAACAACTCATCCAGCGGGAGCTCCCCAAGGTTGCAACACTGTTGGGAGATACCTTTTCCTACACCCTGTTGAAGGGGAAGGGTAATTATGTTTGTATCAAGGCATGGAATAGCTTTGTATCCGGCGAGACGGGGTCCCTTGCCCCCCATGAAAGAGATGCCGTACTTCCCCTTATAAAGTGGATGGATGAGACCGAGACTGGAGATATTGAAGAACAGAGCTTTTTCAACCATCACCGAATGACTCATATTTGGCAATTAATCTCTGCGGAAAATCGTAGTTGTGCAGGTTGCCCCTCCTATGATGCTTGTTTTATGCAGCAGGCACGTCTTCGGGCGGCACACTCCCATGTGGTGGTAATTAATCATGCTCTTTTTTATCATGATGTTATGGCACACTCATCTTTTACAGATGGGGCAGATGCTCTTATTTTCGATGAGGCCCATCAATTGGTGCCCACGGGGTATCACTCCCTTGTTACGGAAATTGACAGCCGGCGAACTGCTGCGTTAGTAGAGTATTTGCAAGAGATTGTAAACACTTTGAAGGGATATAAGACTGATGGGGTCGGTCGTTCCTTTGAAGAGCGATTTTCAGCCTTGACTCGGGCCGTAAAGGCCTTACGTAAAAATAGTACCAATTTTCTCAGTGAGGTGTCACTCTGGCTTCGCAAAAATCGTTCCCATGCAGATGATATGAGTCGGGGTATTCTTCAGATACGGTATGAGCCTGCAACCTTTGCTCGGTGCGAAGCAGGGGCGGGGCTTATCCTTGCCCTTACGGAGAGTATTCACTGTGTGGAGTCCTTTGTCCGCTCAGGAATACCTGCTTTGGAACGGGGTATTGCCCTGAATGAACTGCGTGTTGGGCTTGATCGTCTTCGCCAGTATCGAGCAGATGTGCACTATTTGGCCTCGGCTGATACGGCGGGCCATCTTTTTTGGGCGCAGGGGCCGGAAGACGGTAAGTGGGTAAAACTGACTGGTACGCCCTTGGCGGTTGACTCCTTCTTAGGAGATTTCTGGAAGCACTTTGCTGGGCCAGTGGTGTGTACGTCGGCCACCCTCTCTCCCGATACAACCTTGGACTACTTCGTACACCGTGCGGGCCTGGCAGAGTATACACCGAAAATACAACGGTATGAATCCCATTTTGCACCAGAGTCAATTCTCCCCCTCGTGGTGAAAGACGCCGTGGATGTGCGTGATACCTCTTCCGTTGACTATATTCTGACGGTGCTTGCCGATATTAAAGAAAATACCGGGAAAAACACGGTGGTTTTGTTTACCAATAATGCCCTTCTTGAAGATGTATATCATCTGTTTATCCAACGGTATCCGCAGTATAAGGGGGCTGTTTTTGCTCAGCGTATCAGTGGAAATCGAACATGGATACAGAATCAAATGGAGGAAGTAGAAGGGGCTATTCTTTTGGGATCGGGAGCATTCTGGGAGGGCATTGATATTCCCGGTGCCGCCTGTGAAATTGTGGTGATACCGAAACTTCCCTTTCCCGTTCCAACGCACCCCATTGTACGGGCTATCTCCGATGATATCGATCAACGTGGGGGGAACGGCTTTATGGACTATTACGTACAAGAGGCGGTCTTGCGGTTTCGCCAAGGCATGGGACGACTCTTACGCCATCGGGATGATCGCGGGGTTTTTCTGGTGCTGGATAGTCGTATGATTCAGAAGGGCTATGGGAAGCGGTTTTTGAGGGTTAGTCCGGTTGATTTTATGGAGATAGAAAGCAACGCCGTATCACAGGAGATTTCCCGATTTCTTCGGGAAGAATGA